The sequence below is a genomic window from Lolium perenne isolate Kyuss_39 chromosome 4, Kyuss_2.0, whole genome shotgun sequence.
tttgctttatgattcatttgtttactcatgtcattaccattgttttggattgctgcattcactacatatgctttacaaatagtatgatcaagattatgatggcatgtcactccagaaattatctttgttatcgttttacctgctcgggacgagcagaactaagcttggggatgctgatacgtctctgacgtatcgataatttcttatgttccatgccacattattgatgttatctacatgttttatgcacactttatgtcatattcgtgcattttctggaactaacctattaacaagatgccgaagtgccggttctgtttttacgctgtttttggtttcgaaatcctagtaacgaaatattctcggaatcggacgaaatcaacgccaaagatcttagaatccccggaagcatccagaacacaccggaGAGGTcggagggggccacaggcccaccaaactactgaggcgcggccgagagggggccgcgccgcctatagtttggccccctgtcagccctcttgcgccgcctcttcgcctatataaaacccctggatcagaaaccacgaggcgttcgacgaaacccacgtaaaccttccgagccgccgccatcgcgaagccaagatgcgggggaCGGAGTCTCTGTTCGGCACGGCTGccgggaacggggaagtgcccccggaaggcttctccatcgacaccgctgccatctccaccgccatcttcatcaccgctgctgctcccatgaggagggagtagttctccatcgaggctcggggctgtaccggtagctatgtggttcatctctcccatgtacctcaatacaataatctcatgagctgctttacatgattgagattcatatgagtttgtatcactactatctatgtgctactctagcaaagttattaaagtagttctattcctcctgcacgtgtgtaaaggtgacagtgtgtgcaccgtgttagtacttggtttatgctatgatcatgatctcttgtagattgcgaagttaactattgctatgataatattgatgtgatctattcctcctacatatgcatgaaggtgacagtgtgcatgctatgttagtacttggtttagtctgttgatctatcttacactataaggttacttaaatatgagcattattgtggagcttgttaactccggcattgagggttcgtgtaatcctacgcaatgtgttcatcatccaacaaaagtgtagagtatgcatttatctattctgttatgtgatcaatgttgagagtgtccactagtgaaagtgtaatccctaggccttgttcctaaatactgctgcgttactactttgcttgtttcttgtttcttgcgttactactgctgcaatactaccaccatcaactacacgccagcaagctattttctggcaccgttgctactgctcatacttatttataccacctgtatttcactatctcttcgccgaactagtgcacctatttggtgtgttggggacacaagagacttcttgctttgtggttgcagggttgcatgagagggatatctttgacctcttcctccctgagttcgataaaccttgggtgatccacttaagggaaaacttgctgctgttctacaaacctctgctcttggaggcccaacactgtctacaggaaaggagggggaacgtagacatcaaactTTTACTATGGTTTCGGTATTCTATATGGTTGAGAGTATTATCATGGATTGGTATGATCATCTTATATCTCATATTGTCTATGGATCTATCTCAAATTGATACTTGATGTGATTATGGGATTCTTGTTCATGATATTGAGGCTATTGTCTTGAAATGTTAAGGATGTCAATATGAAAAGGTATGATCTTAACTTGTCATCTTTTATCTTTTCCCATACATCTTATGCTTTATGTCCTATGAGCATTGTGCTTACTATGTTGTTAGTTGAAGTTGCTCTATACCTAATGTgtgcatatatatattcttgcacTAAATTTCTcgcatgcacacatctagggggagtttctctctGCTGCCAAACATATAGATATTCTTGCTCTACTCTTTGCATAATCccggtattgtcatcaaacaccaaaaagggggagattgaaagaacatttcatgatctctgagttttgtgtgtttgttaacaacaccggtgacaatttaACCGTGTGCTAAGTGGTTTACAGTTATGGAAAAGATACCTCGGAAAATCTCGAcccactcaaaaaggaagaaaagaaaagaaggaaGAAGCTGCCACCTGGccgtggccggcactgccggcaactccgggccggcactgccggtgtgcactccccggcactgccggcatctttggcccggcactgccggcctgtctgTCGATCTGCCGTATCAGGAaagtggccggcactgccggcgtctcaaggccggcactgccggggtggccggcactgccggcgtctcaaggccggcactgccggcgtttcttctctccaacgggcagaaaagtaGGTGGGGTATATATACCCCCCTTCACTTACCTTGGAAGGTTgctcaaaccctaagaacttcatcctccattgctgagccaccaagaactccaaaatcgccagatctcctccctcaaccacccaaatcacttgtgctttggagaatcgaaggagaagaccccgatctacatcctcaccgaagcgttcttcatttccccctcttatgcttgagggcccccttgctagtgttcctctttggatccctagttgttgttgttgatgtatgcttgttgatttgttgtgttgttacagatttgggagcctccaatttggttgtggatgtgtgccccaagaactttgtaaaggcccggtttccgcctcgaggaaatcccttagtggaagtgggctaggccttcgtggcgttgctcacaggagatctgagtgaagccttcgtggctgttggtttggcttgcgtagcaaccacactcctccaaacgtagacgtaccttcttgcaaaggaagggaactacgggaatcatctccgtgtcatcgcgtgctccactctcggttacctctatcctattctctctatattgcttagatatatcttgcttagttggtagccttgtcatatagggaaattcacttagttgcatatctagagaatttaccatttgtgtcaagcctaatttgaagaagaactaaaaattggttagcacctattcaccccccccccccctctaggtgcggcatacgatcctttcacctaactagtagatcaaggcagctcatgtgataatggctaAGCTGCGGagccggaggctaccatgtgccaaagggtccaaagattggttttccatgtgtatatgtcctaaacaaaccaaaaataatgaaaagtacattggtggaacctcgcgcggagaaatctaggggggtagacccgtcggggcacacataccgctgttttgggggggagggggagaatgatcgccggagcaccggaatcccaccaaatcttgcatgtgaacctatgatatgtgtgaaagtgtggtggaaggtgcaaTGGTGTAAAAATAGCTCCTCTAAATCCTaaactgggaaagcttcgagtaaTGCAACTGCAGCTGCTGACACAGGAGCTGCAAAAGCCTAaagcctaaatcctaaaccctaaccctaaaccctaaacataaccctaaaccataacccCAACCCTAAattctaaccctaaccagtagatcaaggcACCACATGGTCCCAAGCtttgctttccatgtgtatatgtcctaaataaacctaaaacaatgaaaaagtacattggtggaacctcgcgcgaagaaatctaggggtagacccgtCAGGGCTCACATACCGTTGTTTTGGGGGAGGGGGGAGAATGACCGCCGAAGCgccggaatcccaccaaatcttgcacgtggacctatgctatgtgtgaaagtgtggtggaatgcGTAATGGTGTAAAAATAGCtcacctaaaccctagaccctaaactggggaggcttcgagtaaTGCAACTACAGCTGCTGACACGGGAGCTGCAAAAGccgaaatcctaaaccctaaccccaaaccctaaacctaaccctaaatcctgaccctaaccctaaacctaccctaaatcctaaccctaaaccctaaacctaaccctaaccctaaccagtagaacaAAGCAGCTCACGTGATAATGGCTAAGCTGCGGGCATGCCAGAGACTACCATGTGCGAAAGGATCCAAATCTTGGTTtttcatgtgtatatgtcctaaacaaacctaaaataatgaaaaaatacattgatgtaacctcgcgcggagaaatctaggggtagacccgctggggcacacataccgctgttttggggggggggtggggagaatgaccgccgaagcaccggaatcccaccaaatcttgcatgtggacctatgatatgtgtgaaagtgtggtggaaggtttaATGGTGTAAAAATAGCTCccataaacctaaaccctaaactggggaggcttcgagtaaTGCAACTGTAGTTGCTGgcaaaaccctaaatcctaaaccctaaacctaaccctaaaccctaaacctaaccctaaccctaaatcctaaccctaaccctaaccctaaatcctaaccctaaccctaatcctaaaccctaaacctaaccctaaccagtagatcaaggcACCTCATGTGATTTCGGTTAGCTGCGGGTATGCCGAAGGttaccatgtgccaaagggtcccaagcttggttttcatgtgtatatgtcctaaacaaacctaaaaaatGGAAAAGTACATTGGTGTGGAACCTCGgataaatctagggggtagacccgccggggcacacatgcCGTTGTTTttaggggaggagggggagaacgaccgccggagcaccggaatccaaccaaaacttgcatgtggacctatgatatgtgtgaaagtgtggtgcgaGGTGTAATGATGTGAAAATAGctcccctaatccctaaacactaaactggggaggcttcgagtaaTGCAACTGCAGCTGCTGACACAGGAGTAgcaaaaccctaaatcctaaaccctaaccctaaaccataaacctaaccctaaccctaaatcctaaccccgGCCATAaacattaaccctaaccctaaatcctaaccctaaccctaaatctaaCCATAACCATTAGATCAAGGCATGCTCATGTGATAATAGCTAGCTGTGGGTATGTCGGAGGCTACCATATGCCAAAGTGTCCCAAGCTTGGTTTTccgtgtgtatatgtcctaaaaaacctagaacaatgaaaaagtacattggtggaacctTGCGTGGAAAAATCTATGGGGGTAGACCCGCTGGGGCACACATACTACTGTTTTTGGGGGAGGGGGGGAGAattaccgccggagcaccggaatcccaccaaatcttacatgtggacctatgatatgtgtgaaagtgtggtggaaggtgtaatggtgcaaaaatagctccccctaaaccctaaaccctaaactggggaggcttcgattaATGCAACTGCAGCTGCTGACATGGGAGCTGCAAaagcctaaatcctaaaccctaaccctaaaccctaaaccctaaatcctgaccctaaccctaaaccctaactctaaccctaaacctaaccctaaccagtagatcaaggtAGCTCATGTGATAATTGCTAAGTTGCGggtatgccggaggctaccatgtgccaaagggtccctaaCCCTagagggtagacccgccggggcacatatACCGTTGTTTGGGGGGAAGAATGACCGCCtgagcaccggaatcccaccaaatcttgcatgtggaactatgatatgtgtgaaagtgtggtggaaggcgtAATGGTGTAAAAATAGCTccccggtgtgaccttcctcacattTGGATGATAACACTTAGCAGATTTTCTGAAGCACGGATTGCTAAAACCCTAATATATGTGGGGGGATGAAGATGGAGAGTacttttgtattgcaaatagtatgGGTATATACACATTGTGTTAAGTAACACTAATAaaaatgatcatcaaaaagtaaaactaattcaaaatatataagtattagatgaaataaaatagaaagaaaaacaaaggaaatgtcatatggcgcacggcaaagcctgcTTGCCATGCAGCCTAGCTGCGCGCACGACAAAGGGTGATGCACGACAAAGGGTGATGCACGGCAATGCCCAACGTCTTTGTCGTGCACGGAATCTTTGTTGTGTGGTGTGTTGGGTCATTGTCGTGGCGATTCTTTGTCGTGCGTTATCTTCAGACTCTGTCGTGCAATGTTTCTTTATCGTGCGCTCCCTTCAGATGTTGTCGTGCTccttttctttgccgtgcgttctgCTCGGTCGCAAGGCAAAGAAATATTTGTCGTGCGTGGGCTCACGGCAAAGATTTGTTGCACGGCAGCCCCTGTTTTTCCGTAGTGATTAGATATCATAAATGTACATAACCTTCAATTGTTACACTTTTTCAAAAAGTATACGATAAACAATAATAACATGCCACGACTACATCAAACACTAACCATCCTATTACTCGCTCATCACCCAAAGTGCGACATAAGTTTTCTGGTATCCATATAGAACTATCATCTCAATTAATTCTTTGGTCTTATCTCGATGCCTTCGACGATGAGCCCCTTCTTCCACTGCAGCTCCTCATGCTCGGACAATGCTATTTTAACATTTGCGGTTGGATCATCAATTTTGCCCGTGTAGAAATCACCCATCTCTAGCTCCAGCCACCCATCCACTCTCTGTCGCGGGTACCTCACGACGGCGATGCCACTTCCAtcatcctcctgcttgtgctcatgCGGCTCCTCCATCGTCGATGATTCGCATTCCCTGTCGAGCTCACAGGAAGAACGGGTGCAAGGATGGAGAGACGCCGTGTAGACTTTTCCCACCGGCTGCTCGTCTACCTCAACGAACGATATTTGGCGTGAGGAGCCAAGGCCGGAGGCGTCGTGGGCGAGCTTGAAGACGAGGTAGCCCGCATAGTGGGTACCAGGAGAGAGCTCCTTGATGTTAATGATGGCATAGATGCTTAACAAGCAGACTGAGACAAGCTCTATCACTTTCGAGAACCTGCTTGTCAAACAAATTCACAATGCAATCGTGATAGCTTGCAAGTACGTACCCGTATAAAGTAGAAAAAATGGATGTCCAAAATATAGTTCCTATATTGTTGGTTATAAAAATAAAGTACTCATATGATTATACTTCTAGTGTTAATTTGTACCGCATTCTTACCAAGACAATGCTTATACCTCATATGATTGGAGTAAGCGATTTTTACTACTACTTTTGGTATCATTGGCACTGTATGTTTTATTTGTGCCGCATCTTTCATTTGTAATGCATATTTGGCTACTGCATTTTTGTAAGACACCAAATAGTTAAGTACTGGGATAGAACTTGACACGCCATCAGAAATTCGCAATAAAGTGTCACCAAAAAGTTTGTATAACTCTACCACAAAATTATAGTTAAAGGGTTAAAGGTGAAATTCATTTTTTCACGCAAGTGCGACGAAACAAATTATTTCATGAGAGTGGGAAAGCCTGGAAATACCTTGAATCTGGGTCCGATCTCTTTCTCCAGTAGAGATCTACATTAGCCCAAGCGATTTGTAACTCGGTAGCGCACACCATGTAGCATTTGGAGCCATTTGATCGCTGCAGCCCAAAACTCTGAACATTTTTATCACATAGTAGATCGTTACAAGGCATGCATGCACGCATATATCAGATCGTTGAGGAAAAAAACGATGTGTTCTTTTCTGTAAGCGTCAAATCAAGAGATCAAGCAGCAAAAGTGATGAATATATAGTTGACAGACCATCTTGCCATCGTCAATGAGGACGTGCTCGTCGCAGAGGTCCATGAAGAGCTCCTTCTTGCAGGAGGCATCCACGATGTGAACTGCCCGCTCAAGCACGGCGTCGCAGTCCGGCGGCAGGAACCGCTCCCACACGGCGTCGGAGTCCGCCGCCGACTGGAAAGCGGCGGACACAGCTGCCGCGCGGCAGGCGTCCGCCGGTGAGGTCAGGCCGATAGCCTTCGCTAAGCATTCGTCCGGGAGCCGATGGATCCCGCCTTCGCCATCCTCGTAGACCTTCCTTGCCTCCTTGTTCATGGTGTTAGCCATCAGCGTCTCAGCGAATGCCTGGCTAATAAGGCAGCGGCGGAGCGTTTAATAAGTCCACCGAGCTAAGCGCGTCCTATTAAAAGATCATGTTAACTTGTTACGAAGTAACTTTTATCTTTAGATCAGCATGATGGTCAGGCTGTATTTAATATGGGTTTTCCTTTATTTTATCCCGACATGTGGGTCCGCCTCGATGGTCCTCCCGCTAGCTATTATATACTGATTGTAATTTTTTTTGTGACCCATCCATGCTCATCATGAAAGATATCAAGATCGTCACAAAATTGACCTTAAAAAGAAAAACCTAAAACGCTCATTTCTCGCATAGAAATCTTCTCATCAATAACCTGATTACATTGCGGCATGTGTAGTGGCGACATGGGTAGCAATCCTAAACCCTACTAGCGCACCCTCCATATGAAGCTTTATCCTCTCGTGGTCGCTGGTGTCAAGGGATTTTACGTACATAGCTAATAGAGGATGATGCGGCCATAAGATCCCGATGGTAGCACTTCGGAACCTATCTATACATGTTTGGACCTCGGGAAACAATAGTCCGCTAAAAGCCCTACTTTTGTTTATGGTTGGATCTTTTTCTGAACTTTGATCTCGAGTGGGGTCTCGACACTGCTATGGTGGTGTTGCGTTTGCacgattgaatgatgaagatgggTACTACGCGGCGCAGGAACCTTCCCGTCTTATATTTTTTGAACAAGTTCCCGTCTTATATAAAAGCCGAGGATTACAAGGGTAGAGTTGATTTACATCTGGAAAGATACATATACATCCAATATGATTTAGTTGCAAAGGTATCCCGGGAATTCAGGTGCACGTAGTCGTAATCTTGACCTCTCTTCTATTCCAAATTGATGAGGCGCACTTGAACCCCTGGTTCATTGATTCCTCATGTGGGGCCGCTTGATATTTATTATTGTCACATCAAACAGCAACAAATCGAATGGGTACTCTATTTGGGTTTACAAGAACTCTTTTTCGAGCAAAAATTTGACAAGATTTTGAGCAACAAAATGTGTGTTAAAATTCAACGTTATATTTTTCTTGTGTCATCTAAATCGCCAAAGTGCTCATCTGATCATGAGCACATGTGCTCCCGTAGTTACTCCTGGTTTTTTAGAATCACTCCTTAATTATTTGCTATAATTTATTTGGTTGCCCTGAAAACTCAGTCACACGTAATAATGGATGGCCTGCTATTGCGGTCTTGACATGCCAAATGTTTTGAACTCCACATGTTTGAAaacacattttaaaatgtcaaaaagaTAGAAAAATAAATTGCATGTATATCTGGATATTATATATTCGGATGCAATTTTTCgggaaaataatattttttgtgtcATGCGTAAAAAAAAATTTTGATGCACCAATAGAACTATTGAGGGGAAAACAACGATGCTCCATATAAAAACAAATCTCAAAAAATTGTGTGAGAACATAGAATGTCTGGATGCACATGCAATATTTTTTCTGAATTCGTGTTGACATTGTAAAAACTA
It includes:
- the LOC127348017 gene encoding putative F-box protein PP2-B12, which gives rise to MANTMNKEARKVYEDGEGGIHRLPDECLAKAIGLTSPADACRAAAVSAAFQSAADSDAVWERFLPPDCDAVLERAVHIVDASCKKELFMDLCDEHVLIDDGKMSFGLQRSNGSKCYMVCATELQIAWANVDLYWRKRSDPDSRFSKVIELVSVCLLSIYAIINIKELSPGTHYAGYLVFKLAHDASGLGSSRQISFVEVDEQPVGKVYTASLHPCTRSSCELDRECESSTMEEPHEHKQEDDGSGIAVVRYPRQRVDGWLELEMGDFYTGKIDDPTANVKIALSEHEELQWKKGLIVEGIEIRPKN